A window of the Streptomyces griseochromogenes genome harbors these coding sequences:
- the dacB gene encoding D-alanyl-D-alanine carboxypeptidase/D-alanyl-D-alanine-endopeptidase, with product MERIANAVRPRLARAATAVRPRAARLARSVRPGLARIAHLPRPRPVRTWQYTAGAVTAGLALAAGVVTVAGPWDATGQRTAERDRAAALERSGGADHGGSGTSAGAPRPAPSAPPVLTGLDGAAGTVSTKKAPPAGKAFSDVLRPLLGVSALGGSHAAVVVDVTTGERLYGTGAGMALAPASTTKIATAVAALSALGPDHRFTTRTALEPDTRELVLVGGGDPTLTARDDRRNTDGWASLRTLAADTAAALERRGIHKITLSYDTTLYSGPALHPIGVNDNLAPVSALSADEGRTDDSTRGPAFRVSDPAADAAGKFAGFLRAAGVQTTSPGPSKATGRATALATVTSPPLSDVVERMLTNSDNDIAEALARQTALASGGPADFEGGAKAVAAQLGKLGLPMSGASFHDGSGLSRDDRLTADLLTALLVKAGDPARPGLRPVLSGLPVARFTGTLAGRYADGAAGFVRAKTGTLTGVNTLAGTVVDQDGRLLAFAFLASGTTDPHQAQAALDKTATALAACGCR from the coding sequence GTGGAGCGGATCGCGAACGCCGTACGACCGCGTCTGGCACGCGCCGCGACGGCCGTGAGGCCCCGGGCCGCGCGGCTGGCGCGATCGGTTCGGCCCGGTCTCGCCCGGATTGCGCACCTCCCCCGTCCGCGACCCGTGAGGACCTGGCAGTACACCGCTGGCGCGGTCACCGCCGGGCTGGCGCTGGCCGCCGGTGTGGTGACCGTGGCCGGCCCCTGGGACGCCACCGGCCAGCGTACGGCCGAGCGGGACCGCGCGGCCGCCCTGGAGCGGTCAGGTGGCGCAGATCACGGCGGCTCGGGCACGTCCGCCGGAGCGCCCCGGCCCGCACCGAGCGCCCCGCCCGTCCTGACGGGCCTGGACGGCGCCGCGGGCACCGTCAGCACCAAGAAGGCACCACCCGCCGGAAAGGCCTTCTCAGACGTCCTGAGGCCGCTCCTGGGCGTCTCCGCGCTCGGTGGCAGCCACGCGGCCGTCGTCGTCGACGTCACCACCGGCGAGCGGCTCTACGGCACCGGTGCCGGCATGGCCCTGGCCCCCGCCTCGACCACCAAGATCGCCACCGCCGTCGCCGCGCTGTCCGCCCTCGGCCCCGACCACCGCTTCACCACCCGCACCGCCCTCGAACCCGACACCAGGGAACTGGTCCTGGTCGGCGGCGGCGACCCCACCCTCACGGCCCGCGACGACCGCCGGAACACGGACGGCTGGGCGAGCCTGCGCACCCTGGCCGCCGACACCGCCGCCGCGCTCGAGCGGCGCGGCATCCACAAGATCACGCTCTCCTACGACACCACGCTCTACTCCGGCCCCGCGCTGCACCCCATCGGCGTCAACGACAACCTCGCCCCCGTTAGCGCCCTCAGCGCCGACGAGGGCCGCACCGACGACTCCACGAGAGGGCCGGCGTTCCGCGTGTCCGACCCGGCGGCGGACGCGGCCGGCAAGTTCGCCGGCTTCCTGCGGGCCGCCGGCGTCCAGACCACCTCTCCCGGCCCCTCCAAGGCAACCGGCCGCGCCACGGCCCTCGCCACCGTCACCTCGCCCCCGCTGTCCGACGTGGTCGAGCGGATGCTGACCAACAGCGACAACGACATCGCCGAGGCCCTCGCGCGTCAGACCGCCCTCGCGAGCGGCGGGCCGGCCGACTTCGAGGGCGGCGCCAAGGCCGTCGCCGCGCAGCTCGGGAAGCTCGGCCTGCCGATGTCCGGCGCCTCCTTCCACGACGGCAGCGGCCTCAGCCGCGACGACCGGCTCACCGCGGACCTCCTGACGGCTCTGCTGGTCAAGGCCGGCGACCCGGCCCGCCCCGGCCTCCGCCCCGTCCTCAGCGGCCTCCCCGTGGCACGCTTCACCGGCACCCTGGCCGGCCGCTACGCCGACGGCGCTGCAGGATTCGTACGAGCGAAGACCGGCACGCTCACCGGCGTGAACACCCTGGCCGGCACGGTCGTGGACCAGGACGGACGCCTCCTGGCCTTCGCCTTCCTCGCCTCCGGCACGACGGACCCCCACCAGGCCCAGGCGGCCCTGGACAAGACGGCCACGGCCCTCGCGGCCTGCGGCTGCCGGTAG
- a CDS encoding zinc-dependent metalloprotease — protein MTSFGGTASSGMVDWNLAVATATRLVRPGPDVSRDEARAVVSELRRHAKASERHVRGFTRMGTEGTHDTPVLVVDRPGWVRANVAGFREILKPLLDKMQERRGSSPSGAVLGAVGGKVTGVELGMLLSFLSSRVLGQYETFAPATRDLPAGGLPGSPDGGGRLLLVAPNIVHVERELDVAPHDFRLWVCLHEETHRTQFTAVPWLRDHLEGEIQSFLAETDVDPMTVLERVREAAQSLAGGRPEGEEDDGGRSFVELVQTPVQREILGRLTAVMSLLEGHADFVMDGVGPSVVPSVAEIREKFQQRRAKGASRLDLALRKLLGLDAKLRQYRDGERFVRAVVEEVGMDGFNRVWTSPNTLPTKAEIAKPADWVARVHRKPES, from the coding sequence ATGACGAGCTTCGGTGGCACCGCATCTTCCGGGATGGTCGACTGGAACCTCGCGGTGGCGACCGCGACACGGCTCGTACGACCGGGCCCGGACGTCAGCCGCGACGAGGCCAGGGCCGTCGTCTCGGAGCTGCGCCGGCACGCGAAAGCCTCGGAACGTCACGTCCGGGGCTTCACTCGTATGGGCACCGAGGGGACCCACGACACCCCCGTCCTCGTCGTCGACCGCCCGGGCTGGGTCCGGGCGAACGTCGCCGGCTTCAGGGAGATCCTCAAACCCCTTCTGGACAAGATGCAGGAACGACGCGGCAGCAGCCCCTCGGGCGCCGTCCTCGGCGCCGTCGGCGGCAAGGTCACCGGCGTCGAACTCGGCATGCTGCTGTCCTTCCTCTCCTCCCGCGTCCTCGGCCAGTACGAGACCTTCGCCCCCGCCACCCGCGACCTCCCGGCCGGCGGCCTCCCCGGCTCGCCGGACGGCGGCGGCCGCCTCCTGCTCGTCGCGCCCAACATCGTCCACGTGGAGCGCGAACTCGACGTCGCGCCCCACGACTTCAGGCTCTGGGTGTGCCTGCACGAGGAGACCCACCGCACACAGTTCACCGCCGTGCCCTGGCTGCGCGATCACCTGGAGGGTGAAATCCAGTCGTTCTTGGCGGAGACCGACGTCGACCCCATGACCGTGCTGGAACGTGTCCGCGAAGCCGCCCAGTCCCTCGCCGGCGGCCGTCCCGAGGGCGAGGAGGACGACGGCGGCCGCTCCTTCGTGGAACTCGTGCAGACCCCGGTCCAGCGCGAGATCCTCGGCCGCCTCACCGCCGTCATGTCCCTGCTGGAGGGCCACGCCGACTTCGTCATGGACGGAGTCGGCCCGAGCGTCGTGCCGAGCGTCGCCGAGATCCGCGAGAAGTTCCAGCAGCGCCGGGCCAAGGGCGCCTCCCGGCTCGACCTGGCCCTGCGCAAACTGCTCGGCCTGGACGCCAAACTCAGGCAGTACCGGGACGGCGAACGGTTCGTACGAGCCGTCGTCGAGGAGGTCGGCATGGACGGCTTCAACCGTGTGTGGACATCCCCCAACACCCTGCCCACCAAGGCGGAGATCGCCAAACCGGCGGACTGGGTCGCACGGGTGCATCGCAAGCCCGAGTCGTGA
- the tilS gene encoding tRNA lysidine(34) synthetase TilS, translated as MGPHPAVAAIRLAVRRVLHDILTDHRRDPEAATTAAARAAAAPGEARERLRCALAPSPLVFVACSGGADSMALASALAFEAPKLGIRAGGITVDHGLQPGSDLRADEVVLRLREIGLSPVESIAVTVGRDGGPEAAARDARYAALDAAAERHGATAVLLGHTRDDQAETVLLGLARGSGIRSLSGMAAVSGAGGRYRRPFLHLDRQTARKACMAQSLSVWDDPHNADPAYTRSRLRHEGLPALEKALGKGVVEALARTAQLSRDDADALDAWASQAENSVRDATGLLECAKLYALPPAVRRRILRRAAIEAGAPAGSLFARHIEEVDRLITGWRGQGAINLPGKVVAQRQGGRLVIRQG; from the coding sequence ATGGGTCCCCATCCTGCGGTCGCGGCGATACGCCTGGCGGTCCGCCGCGTCCTCCACGACATCCTCACCGACCACCGCCGCGACCCCGAGGCGGCGACGACAGCGGCAGCGAGAGCGGCCGCGGCCCCCGGCGAAGCCCGCGAACGCCTTCGGTGCGCGCTGGCGCCGTCCCCCCTCGTGTTCGTCGCGTGCTCCGGCGGCGCCGACTCCATGGCGCTCGCCTCCGCCCTCGCCTTCGAAGCCCCCAAGCTGGGCATCCGCGCCGGCGGCATCACCGTGGACCACGGCCTCCAGCCCGGCTCCGACCTCCGGGCCGACGAGGTCGTCCTCAGGCTGCGGGAGATCGGGCTGAGCCCCGTCGAGTCCATCGCCGTGACCGTCGGCCGCGACGGCGGCCCCGAGGCCGCCGCCCGAGACGCCCGCTACGCCGCGCTCGACGCCGCGGCCGAACGCCATGGCGCCACCGCGGTCCTGCTCGGCCACACCCGCGACGACCAGGCGGAAACCGTCCTGCTCGGCCTCGCCCGCGGCTCCGGCATCCGCTCCCTGTCCGGCATGGCCGCGGTCTCGGGGGCCGGCGGCCGTTACCGGCGCCCCTTCCTGCACCTCGACCGGCAGACCGCCCGCAAGGCATGCATGGCCCAGTCCCTGTCCGTCTGGGACGACCCGCACAACGCCGACCCCGCCTACACCCGCTCCCGGCTGCGGCACGAGGGTCTGCCCGCCCTCGAAAAGGCCCTCGGCAAAGGCGTCGTGGAGGCCCTCGCCCGCACGGCCCAGCTCTCCCGTGACGACGCCGACGCCCTCGACGCGTGGGCCAGCCAGGCCGAGAACTCCGTACGCGACGCCACGGGCCTTCTGGAGTGCGCCAAGCTCTACGCCCTCCCGCCCGCCGTACGCCGCCGCATCCTGCGCCGCGCGGCCATCGAGGCCGGTGCCCCCGCGGGATCCCTCTTCGCCCGCCACATCGAGGAAGTCGACCGGCTGATCACCGGCTGGCGCGGCCAGGGAGCCATCAATCTCCCCGGCAAAGTCGTCGCGCAGCGACAGGGTGGCAGACTGGTGATTCGGCAGGGCTGA
- the hpt gene encoding hypoxanthine phosphoribosyltransferase, with protein MRVDAKDMGADLQQVLISKEEIDAKLAELAAKIDAEYAGKDLLIVGVLKGAVMVMADLARALSTPVTMDWMAVSSYGAGTQSSGVVRILKDLDTDIKGKHVLIVEDIIDSGLTLSWLINNLGSREPATLKVCTLLRKPDAAKVAIDVEWVGFDIPNEFVVGYGLDYAEKYRNLPFVGTLAPHVYGG; from the coding sequence ATGCGGGTGGACGCGAAAGACATGGGTGCCGACCTCCAGCAGGTACTCATCAGCAAGGAAGAGATCGACGCGAAGCTGGCCGAGCTGGCCGCGAAGATCGACGCGGAGTACGCGGGCAAGGACCTGCTCATCGTCGGCGTCCTCAAGGGCGCCGTGATGGTCATGGCGGACCTCGCCCGGGCGTTGTCCACCCCCGTCACCATGGACTGGATGGCCGTGTCCTCCTACGGGGCCGGCACCCAGTCCTCCGGTGTCGTGCGCATCCTCAAGGACCTCGACACCGACATCAAGGGCAAGCACGTCCTGATCGTCGAGGACATCATCGACTCGGGCCTGACCCTGTCGTGGCTGATCAACAACCTCGGCTCCCGCGAGCCCGCCACCCTGAAGGTGTGCACGCTGCTGCGCAAGCCGGACGCCGCCAAGGTCGCCATCGACGTGGAGTGGGTCGGCTTCGACATCCCGAACGAGTTCGTCGTCGGCTACGGCCTCGACTACGCCGAGAAGTACCGCAACCTGCCGTTCGTCGGTACGCTCGCGCCTCACGTCTACGGCGGCTGA
- the ftsH gene encoding ATP-dependent zinc metalloprotease FtsH gives MDVKRYFRGPVMWIVLAVLAVVVLMQVVGSSGGYKTVDTGQVVAAINANRVESAKLTTGDEQTIKVTLKDGQKVEGSSKIQASYIGDQGVTIAATLQDKYQHKQIPDGYTVSPSKQNPFVGVLLSLLPFVLIVVVFLFLMNQMQGGGSRVMNFGKSKAKLITKDTPKTTFSDVAGCDEAVEELHEIKEFLQEPAKFQAVGAKIPKGVLLYGRPGTGKTLLARAVAGEAGVPFYSISGSDFVEMFVGVGASRVRDLFEQAKANAPAIVFVDEIDAVGRHRGAGLGGGHDEREQTLNQLLVEMDGFDVKGGVILIAATNRPDILDPALLRPGRFDRQIAVDPPDLQGRMEILKVHQKGKPVAPDVDLAAVARRTPGMTGADLANVLNEAALLTARSDQKLIDNKALDEAIDRVVAGPQKRTRIMSDKEKKITAYHEGGHALVAAASPNSDPVHKITILSRGRALGYTMVLPDEDKYSTTRNEMLDQLGYMLGGRAAEELVFHDPTTGAANDIEKATNLARAMVTQYGMTERLGAIKFGGDNSEPFLGREMAHQRDYSEEVAALVDEEVKKLIENAHNEAWEILVENRDVLDQLVLHLLEKETLGKEEIAEIFAPIVKRPPRPAWTGSSRRTPSTRPPVLSPKELALTNGANGATAAISTVKSTATEAAPATEHPEDRTDG, from the coding sequence ATGGACGTGAAGCGATACTTCCGTGGGCCGGTCATGTGGATCGTGCTGGCCGTCCTTGCCGTGGTCGTGTTGATGCAGGTCGTCGGCTCGTCCGGCGGCTACAAGACGGTGGACACCGGCCAGGTCGTGGCGGCGATCAACGCGAACAGGGTCGAGTCGGCCAAGCTCACCACCGGTGACGAGCAGACCATCAAGGTCACCCTCAAGGACGGCCAGAAGGTCGAGGGCAGCTCGAAGATCCAGGCGAGCTACATCGGCGACCAGGGCGTGACCATTGCCGCCACGCTGCAGGACAAGTACCAGCACAAGCAGATTCCGGACGGCTACACGGTCTCGCCGTCCAAGCAGAACCCGTTCGTCGGCGTCCTGCTCTCCCTGCTGCCCTTCGTCCTGATCGTGGTCGTCTTCCTGTTCCTGATGAATCAGATGCAGGGCGGCGGTTCCCGGGTCATGAACTTCGGCAAGTCCAAGGCCAAGCTCATCACCAAGGACACCCCGAAGACGACCTTCTCCGACGTCGCCGGCTGCGACGAGGCCGTCGAGGAACTCCACGAGATCAAGGAGTTCCTCCAGGAGCCGGCCAAGTTCCAGGCCGTCGGCGCCAAGATTCCCAAGGGCGTGCTCCTCTACGGCCGTCCCGGTACGGGCAAGACCCTGCTCGCCCGAGCGGTCGCCGGTGAAGCGGGCGTCCCGTTCTACTCGATCTCCGGTTCCGACTTCGTCGAGATGTTCGTCGGTGTCGGTGCCTCCCGTGTCCGTGACCTGTTCGAGCAGGCCAAGGCGAACGCCCCGGCGATCGTCTTCGTGGACGAGATCGACGCGGTCGGCCGCCACCGCGGCGCCGGCCTCGGCGGCGGTCACGACGAGCGCGAGCAGACGCTGAACCAGCTGCTCGTCGAGATGGACGGCTTCGACGTCAAGGGCGGCGTGATCCTGATCGCCGCCACCAACCGGCCCGACATCCTCGACCCGGCGCTGCTGCGCCCCGGCCGCTTCGACCGTCAGATCGCGGTCGACCCGCCGGACCTGCAGGGCCGCATGGAGATCCTCAAGGTCCACCAGAAGGGCAAGCCGGTCGCGCCCGACGTCGATCTGGCCGCCGTCGCCCGCCGCACCCCGGGCATGACCGGTGCCGACCTCGCCAACGTGCTGAACGAGGCCGCGCTGCTCACCGCCCGCAGCGACCAGAAGCTGATCGACAACAAGGCGCTGGACGAGGCGATCGACCGCGTGGTCGCGGGCCCGCAGAAGCGGACCCGGATCATGTCGGACAAGGAGAAGAAGATCACCGCGTACCACGAGGGCGGTCACGCCCTGGTCGCGGCGGCCTCGCCGAACTCCGACCCGGTCCACAAGATCACGATCCTCTCCCGCGGCCGCGCCCTCGGCTACACGATGGTGCTCCCGGACGAGGACAAGTACTCGACCACCCGCAACGAGATGCTCGACCAGCTCGGCTACATGCTGGGCGGCCGCGCCGCCGAGGAACTGGTCTTCCACGACCCGACCACCGGCGCCGCGAACGACATCGAGAAGGCCACCAACCTGGCCCGCGCGATGGTCACGCAGTACGGCATGACCGAGCGGCTCGGCGCCATCAAGTTCGGCGGCGACAACAGCGAGCCCTTCCTCGGCCGTGAGATGGCTCACCAGCGTGACTACTCGGAAGAGGTCGCCGCGCTGGTCGACGAAGAGGTCAAGAAGCTCATCGAGAACGCGCACAACGAGGCCTGGGAGATCCTGGTCGAGAACCGCGACGTGCTCGACCAGCTCGTCCTTCACCTGTTGGAGAAGGAGACCCTGGGCAAGGAGGAGATCGCCGAGATCTTCGCCCCGATCGTCAAGCGCCCGCCGCGGCCCGCCTGGACCGGCTCCTCCCGCCGTACGCCCTCCACCCGCCCGCCGGTGCTCTCCCCGAAGGAGCTGGCACTGACCAACGGTGCGAACGGCGCGACGGCGGCGATCAGCACGGTGAAGTCCACGGCGACCGAGGCGGCCCCGGCGACGGAGCACCCGGAGGACCGCACCGACGGCTGA
- the folE gene encoding GTP cyclohydrolase I FolE, producing the protein MTDPVTLDGEGTIGEFDEKRAENAVRELLIAVGEDPDREGLRETPARVARAYQEIFAGLWQKPEDVLTTTFDLGHDEMVLVKDIEVYSTCEHHLVPFRGVAHVGYIPSVTGKITGLSKLARLVDVYARRPQVQERLTTQIADSLMEILEPRGVIVVVECEHMCMSMRGIRKPGAKTITSAVRGQLRDAATRNEAMSLIMAR; encoded by the coding sequence ATGACCGACCCCGTCACCCTGGACGGAGAGGGCACCATCGGCGAGTTCGACGAGAAACGCGCCGAGAACGCCGTACGGGAACTGCTGATCGCGGTCGGCGAGGACCCGGACCGTGAGGGCCTCAGGGAGACCCCGGCTCGGGTGGCGCGGGCCTACCAGGAGATCTTCGCGGGCCTGTGGCAGAAGCCCGAGGACGTCCTGACGACGACGTTCGACCTGGGGCACGACGAGATGGTGCTGGTGAAGGACATCGAGGTGTACTCCACCTGCGAGCATCACCTGGTGCCGTTCAGGGGCGTCGCCCACGTGGGCTACATCCCCTCCGTGACCGGGAAGATCACCGGCCTGTCCAAGCTGGCCCGGCTCGTGGACGTCTACGCCCGGCGCCCGCAGGTGCAGGAGCGGCTCACCACGCAGATAGCGGACTCGCTGATGGAGATCCTGGAGCCGCGGGGTGTGATCGTGGTCGTGGAGTGCGAGCACATGTGCATGTCGATGCGGGGCATCCGCAAGCCGGGTGCGAAGACCATCACGTCGGCGGTACGCGGTCAGCTGCGGGACGCGGCGACGCGCAACGAGGCGATGAGCCTGATCATGGCGCGCTGA
- a CDS encoding DUF3180 domain-containing protein: MKQLRIRVLAGVFVVAGVLSWAGARLWNSVGTLPSVPLAAPIVLALIAVVLLSTALSLRSRFKAQRERRPGAKGVDPLMAARAVVFGQASALVAALVAGMYGGTGVFLLELLDIPVRRDQAIYAGFSVLAGIAVIAAALFLERVCKLPEDEDQNHPGAEPVA; the protein is encoded by the coding sequence GTGAAACAGCTGCGCATCAGGGTGCTGGCCGGCGTGTTCGTCGTTGCCGGAGTCCTCTCCTGGGCGGGCGCCCGCCTCTGGAACTCGGTCGGGACCCTCCCGAGCGTCCCCCTGGCCGCCCCCATCGTCCTGGCGCTGATCGCGGTGGTCCTGCTCTCCACGGCGCTCTCGCTGCGCTCCCGCTTCAAGGCCCAGCGCGAGCGCCGCCCGGGAGCGAAGGGGGTCGACCCCCTGATGGCCGCCCGAGCGGTCGTCTTCGGCCAGGCCAGCGCCCTGGTCGCCGCCCTGGTCGCCGGTATGTACGGCGGCACGGGCGTCTTCCTGCTGGAGCTCCTCGACATCCCCGTCCGCCGCGACCAGGCCATCTACGCCGGCTTCTCGGTCCTGGCCGGCATCGCCGTGATAGCGGCGGCCCTGTTCCTGGAGCGGGTGTGCAAACTCCCCGAGGACGAGGACCAGAACCACCCCGGCGCGGAGCCGGTGGCCTGA
- the folK gene encoding 2-amino-4-hydroxy-6-hydroxymethyldihydropteridine diphosphokinase, with amino-acid sequence MTRPFAQGHSDPTVQPVPASVVEQVDAADTTLSNPKRAVISIGSNLGNRLETLQGAVDALEDTPGVRVKAVSPVYETEPWGVEPGSQPSYFNAVVVLKTTLPPSSLLERAHAVEEAFNRVRDERWAPRTLDVDIVAYADVTSDDPQLTLPHPRAHERAFVLAPWHDVDPQAQLPGIGAVAELLSAVTRDGVAPREDLELRLPE; translated from the coding sequence ATGACCCGACCTTTCGCCCAGGGTCACAGCGACCCGACCGTCCAGCCGGTGCCCGCCTCCGTCGTCGAGCAGGTGGACGCCGCCGACACGACACTGAGCAATCCCAAACGGGCCGTGATCTCCATCGGCTCCAACCTCGGCAACCGCCTGGAGACGCTCCAGGGAGCCGTCGACGCCCTGGAGGACACCCCCGGCGTCCGCGTGAAGGCGGTCTCGCCGGTGTACGAGACCGAGCCGTGGGGCGTCGAGCCCGGCAGCCAGCCCTCCTACTTCAACGCGGTCGTCGTCCTGAAGACCACGCTGCCCCCGTCCTCCCTGCTGGAGCGGGCACACGCCGTCGAGGAAGCCTTCAACCGGGTCCGCGACGAGCGCTGGGCACCGCGCACCCTGGACGTCGACATCGTCGCGTACGCGGACGTCACCTCCGACGACCCGCAGCTGACCCTCCCCCACCCGCGCGCCCACGAACGTGCCTTCGTGCTCGCGCCCTGGCACGACGTCGACCCCCAGGCGCAGCTGCCCGGCATCGGCGCGGTCGCCGAGCTGCTGTCGGCCGTCACCCGCGACGGTGTCGCACCCCGCGAGGACCTGGAACTCCGACTGCCCGAGTAG
- the folB gene encoding dihydroneopterin aldolase has product MDRVALRGLKARGHHGVFPKEREEGQTFIVDLVLGLDTRPAAADDDLAKTVHYGVVAEEVVAVVEGEPVNLIESLAERIAQACLKHDGVQEVEVCVHKPDAPITVPFDDVTVTITRSRV; this is encoded by the coding sequence GTGGATCGTGTCGCGCTGCGCGGCCTGAAGGCCCGCGGGCACCACGGCGTGTTCCCCAAGGAGCGCGAGGAGGGCCAGACCTTCATCGTGGACCTCGTCCTTGGCCTGGACACCCGGCCGGCCGCCGCCGACGACGACCTGGCGAAGACCGTGCACTACGGCGTCGTGGCCGAAGAGGTCGTGGCCGTGGTCGAAGGCGAGCCGGTGAACCTCATCGAGTCGCTCGCCGAGCGGATCGCGCAGGCCTGCCTGAAGCACGATGGAGTCCAGGAGGTCGAGGTCTGCGTCCACAAGCCGGACGCGCCGATCACGGTCCCCTTCGACGACGTGACCGTCACCATCACCCGGAGCCGAGTATGA
- a CDS encoding nuclear transport factor 2 family protein translates to MSAPHTDVEQVEAANTAFYEAMERGDFEELSALWLTPSDLGVDEEYHDPADTGVISCVHPGWPVLTGRGEVLRSYALIMASTDYIQFFLTDVHVSVTGDTALVTCTENILSGGPAPEGGAELGPLVGQLVVATNVFRRTPEGWKIWSHHASPVLAETDEEEDNDQNGTNGSNTDGGPLT, encoded by the coding sequence GTGAGCGCCCCCCACACCGACGTCGAGCAGGTGGAGGCCGCCAACACCGCCTTCTACGAGGCGATGGAACGCGGTGACTTCGAGGAACTGTCCGCGCTCTGGCTCACACCCTCCGACCTGGGCGTCGACGAGGAGTACCACGACCCGGCGGACACCGGCGTGATCTCCTGCGTGCACCCCGGCTGGCCGGTGCTCACCGGCCGCGGCGAGGTCCTGAGGTCGTACGCGCTGATCATGGCGAGCACCGACTACATCCAGTTCTTCCTCACCGACGTGCACGTCTCCGTCACCGGCGACACGGCCCTGGTGACCTGCACCGAGAACATCCTCAGCGGCGGCCCGGCCCCGGAGGGCGGCGCGGAGCTCGGCCCCCTGGTCGGGCAGCTGGTGGTCGCCACCAACGTCTTCCGGCGCACGCCCGAGGGCTGGAAGATCTGGTCGCACCACGCCTCGCCGGTCCTGGCCGAGACCGACGAGGAAGAAGACAACGACCAAAACGGTACGAACGGCTCGAATACGGACGGCGGTCCGCTCACGTAG
- the folP gene encoding dihydropteroate synthase, whose product MNILSGRGRVAGLPEWDRCAVMGVVNVTPDSFSDGGRWFDTTAAVKHGLELVAEGADLVDVGGESTRPGATRVDEAEELRRVIPVVRGLASEGVVVSVDTMRASVAEQSLAAGAALVNDVSGGLADPAMIPVVAATGAPFVVMHWRGFLQGGNVKGRYGDVVAEVMDELHARVEAVLEGGIAPDRIVVDPGLGFSKEADHDLTLLAHLDRLHALGHPLLVAASRKRFLGRVLAGPQGAPPPARERDAATAAVSALVAQAGAWAVRVHEVHATADAVRVARAVEGAR is encoded by the coding sequence ATGAACATCCTCAGCGGGCGCGGCCGGGTCGCGGGCCTTCCGGAATGGGACCGGTGCGCGGTCATGGGCGTCGTGAACGTGACCCCCGACTCCTTCTCCGACGGCGGCCGCTGGTTCGACACCACCGCCGCCGTCAAGCACGGCCTGGAACTCGTCGCCGAGGGCGCGGACCTGGTCGACGTCGGCGGCGAGTCCACCCGCCCGGGCGCCACCCGTGTCGACGAGGCCGAGGAACTCAGGCGCGTCATCCCCGTCGTCCGCGGCCTCGCCTCCGAGGGCGTCGTCGTCTCCGTCGACACCATGCGCGCCTCCGTCGCCGAGCAGTCGCTCGCCGCCGGCGCCGCCCTCGTCAACGACGTCAGCGGCGGCCTCGCCGACCCCGCGATGATCCCGGTGGTCGCCGCCACCGGCGCGCCCTTCGTGGTCATGCACTGGCGCGGCTTCCTCCAGGGCGGCAACGTCAAGGGCAGGTACGGGGATGTCGTCGCCGAAGTCATGGACGAACTCCACGCGCGCGTGGAGGCCGTACTGGAGGGCGGCATCGCCCCCGACCGCATCGTCGTCGACCCCGGCCTCGGCTTCTCCAAGGAGGCAGACCACGACCTCACCCTCCTCGCCCACCTCGACCGGTTGCACGCCCTCGGACACCCGCTGCTCGTGGCCGCCTCCCGCAAGAGGTTCCTCGGGCGTGTCCTCGCCGGCCCGCAGGGTGCTCCCCCGCCGGCCCGCGAGCGGGACGCCGCCACGGCCGCCGTCTCCGCGCTCGTGGCGCAGGCCGGCGCCTGGGCGGTGCGCGTGCACGAGGTGCACGCCACAGCGGACGCCGTACGGGTCGCACGGGCCGTGGAAGGAGCGCGGTGA